Genomic DNA from bacterium:
ATTTCTCGTCTTGGCTTGATTTAGTATTCTCAATAAATAAATTATTTATCGTAATTTCATTTAATTCATCCTGAATTTTAACGAAAGGGCAATTATCTGAACGAAAACTGCTCAGAAATTCTTATAAAATAAACCGTGCAATAACATCTAAACGTTTTCTACTGATATACTTCTGATATTTATTTTTAATAAGGCAAAGTCTCAAATCGGTACCAGAAGTACACGCTTCAATTTTATCAAGGGTATAATGCGTAATACCTTCCTGTGAAAAAGTAAATTTTCTTTCAAAGCACTCTCCATTATTAACATACTTACTTGAAATGACTGCACGTTCAAATACAACAAGCCATGTAAAACGCCCTATCCCCTTTCCACCTCGGGTTTGTTTATATGTTGTATCGGCTGTTAAAAAGGCTTCATAATTCTCATCATTCATACCTATACCATTATCAGATATAACAAATTCAACAATATTACCAGTGCCCGGTTCAACTTCATCAAGTAGTGAAGGCTCTCTTGTGGCAGTTATAAGTATTTCTCCATTTGGAACTTGAGCATCCTCGATTGCGTGAAATGAGTTTGATATTGCCTCAAAAACAGGCATTAGAGGTTTTCCTGTAGAGACAAACGTATTGCGAATTAGACCTCGGATATCAGCTTGCATGGTTTTCATTGAACACCCTAAGTAAAGTAGGCAATGAGTATGGCAAGTTAGTGATTAAGTTTAAACCTAATCACTAGAGTTAGGGTTTTTGAAAAATTCTAGAAGTCGTCCAGGCGCATGGGCATTATGAGGCAGAGGTATTCGTCGCTCCCCTCGCCCTTCAAGAGGCCCGGCCGGAGGTTTTCCAGGAGCAGCAGCTCGATTTCCGGTGCGTTGGTGGCCTTGAGGGCGTCGCCGACGTAGCGGGC
This window encodes:
- a CDS encoding ATP-binding protein; translated protein: MKTMQADIRGLIRNTFVSTGKPLMPVFEAISNSFHAIEDAQVPNGEILITATREPSLLDEVEPGTGNIVEFVISDNGIGMNDENYEAFLTADTTYKQTRGGKGIGRFTWLVVFERAVISSKYVNNGECFERKFTFSQEGITHYTLDKIEACTSGTDLRLCLIKNKYQKYISRKRLDVIARFIL